TGCCCACGAACGTCCCTACTACCCTATCTAATCGCAGCTGGTGTTAGCCCCATATCCCAACAGGGCATGTTAATTAAACGGGCAGTATTTGAACGGATCGGAACATATGACCAGAGCTTCAAGTATGCCGCGGATATGGAATTCTACTGCCGGCTATATGCCAAGGGTGGAACTTTCTCATTCTACCCCATCGAAGTGGCAGGTTTCAGGATTTGCAATGAACAACTGTCTCAGGATATCGCACCTTTTGAGAAAGAAAAAGTAACCATTAGAACAAAGTATTTCTCACAGCCCTCATTCATAAATCGCGCAATGGCTAAATTAACTTTCCGCATATACAATCTACCGAAATATTTGATACGCCTGTCCCGAATCGGTTTTAAAACAAGTAAATCTGCCTTCAGTAGCTAATCTGGCTCATTGCTCGCTTCAATGAACCGCTCCATGCCACATCATACTGAATTAACAACATGACCAAACCGAAGAGCAATTTACATATCAATGCTCGCTTTTTAGGAAGCCCTCATCAGACCGGCACACACCGTTCTTCAACGCGTTTTTTACAGTCAATTTTAAAACATTCATCTGATCGCCAAACTATAAT
The nucleotide sequence above comes from Coraliomargarita algicola. Encoded proteins:
- a CDS encoding glycosyltransferase is translated as MSLLIITPTLNRSKFLDETIRSVKACAPGAEHILSAPAAEVASLQQQYPSIKVVADRGRAGGMYGAINAGITAAESEWEWFTYINDDDLLYPGFSKMVKVHTTKHAAADFAHGVANHIDETGKLLYPIPSCPRTSLLPYLIAAGVSPISQQGMLIKRAVFERIGTYDQSFKYAADMEFYCRLYAKGGTFSFYPIEVAGFRICNEQLSQDIAPFEKEKVTIRTKYFSQPSFINRAMAKLTFRIYNLPKYLIRLSRIGFKTSKSAFSS